From the Sphingomonas phyllosphaerae 5.2 genome, one window contains:
- a CDS encoding RidA family protein: protein MTDRIDRALQELGLTLPKAAAPIAAYVPVVEAGGLLHVSGQLPFKDGAVITGRLGDGVSIEDGQAAAQACALMVVAQVKAHLGNLQRVTRVVKLGVFVNSTADFTDHPKVANGASELMAKLFGDAGKHARAAVGVAALPLGAAVEVDAIVEVGPAL, encoded by the coding sequence ATGACCGACCGTATCGATCGCGCCCTGCAAGAGCTGGGCCTCACGCTGCCGAAGGCGGCCGCGCCCATCGCCGCCTATGTCCCCGTCGTCGAGGCGGGCGGGCTGCTCCACGTTTCCGGGCAATTGCCGTTCAAGGACGGCGCGGTGATCACCGGGCGGCTGGGCGATGGCGTGTCGATCGAGGATGGGCAGGCCGCGGCGCAGGCATGCGCCTTGATGGTGGTCGCACAGGTGAAGGCGCATCTCGGCAACCTGCAGCGCGTGACGCGCGTCGTGAAATTGGGCGTGTTCGTCAATTCGACCGCCGATTTCACGGATCACCCCAAGGTGGCGAACGGCGCGTCGGAACTGATGGCCAAGCTGTTCGGCGACGCGGGCAAGCATGCCCGCGCGGCGGTCGGCGTCGCGGCGCTGCCGCTGGGGGCCGCGGTGGAGGTGGATGCCATCGTGGAGGTCGGGCCGGCCCTTTGA
- a CDS encoding GNAT family N-acetyltransferase yields MTSLTARLVPGVAAIPAKQWDACAGIANPFVGHAFLAALEESGSVGGRSGWQPVPIVVEGDDGAPVAIAPAYAKGHSQGEYVFDQGWADAWERAGGRYYPKLQIAAPFTPVPGPRLLLRDESAAPALIAAIEAVVAQHELSSAHATFVAPSQVPAFAAAGWLIREGTQFHWQNDGYATFDDFLAALASRKRKAIRKERAAAVEGLTIRHLTGAEIGTREWDAFWRFYQDTGSRKWGRPYLTRSFFPLLGAALGERVLLILAERDGVPIAGALNLIGDDALYGRYWGAVEEVPFLHFELCYYQAIDAAIARGLARVEAGAQGEHKLARGYTPVSTWSAHHIPDENFRRAVSDFLDQERAAVEGEQAFLGELTPFRRG; encoded by the coding sequence ATGACCTCGCTCACCGCGCGCCTGGTGCCCGGCGTCGCCGCGATCCCCGCCAAGCAGTGGGACGCGTGCGCCGGGATCGCCAACCCGTTCGTCGGCCACGCCTTTCTGGCAGCACTCGAGGAATCGGGCAGCGTCGGAGGGCGTAGCGGGTGGCAACCGGTGCCGATCGTCGTCGAAGGCGACGACGGTGCGCCGGTCGCGATCGCGCCGGCCTATGCCAAGGGGCACAGCCAGGGCGAATATGTCTTCGACCAGGGCTGGGCCGATGCATGGGAGCGCGCGGGCGGACGCTACTACCCCAAGCTCCAGATCGCAGCGCCCTTCACGCCCGTGCCCGGACCGCGGCTGCTGCTACGCGACGAAAGTGCTGCGCCGGCGCTGATCGCGGCGATCGAGGCCGTGGTGGCGCAGCACGAGTTGTCGTCGGCGCACGCCACCTTCGTCGCGCCGTCGCAGGTGCCGGCCTTTGCGGCGGCGGGATGGTTGATCCGCGAGGGCACGCAATTCCACTGGCAGAACGACGGCTATGCGACGTTCGACGATTTTCTCGCCGCGCTCGCCAGCCGGAAGCGCAAGGCGATCCGCAAGGAACGCGCCGCCGCGGTCGAGGGGCTGACGATCCGCCACCTGACGGGCGCCGAGATCGGTACACGCGAGTGGGACGCGTTCTGGCGCTTCTATCAGGACACGGGCAGCCGCAAATGGGGACGCCCTTACCTGACACGCAGCTTCTTCCCGCTGCTGGGCGCGGCGCTGGGCGAGCGCGTACTGCTGATCCTCGCCGAGCGCGATGGCGTGCCGATCGCCGGGGCGCTGAACCTGATCGGCGACGATGCGCTGTACGGACGCTATTGGGGCGCGGTGGAGGAAGTACCGTTCCTCCACTTCGAGCTGTGCTATTATCAGGCGATCGACGCCGCGATCGCGCGCGGGCTGGCGCGGGTCGAAGCCGGTGCGCAGGGCGAGCACAAGCTTGCGCGTGGCTATACGCCGGTGTCGACGTGGTCGGCGCATCATATCCCGGACGAGAACTTCCGCCGCGCCGTTTCGGACTTCCTCGACCAGGAGCGCGCCGCGGTGGAGGGGGAGCAGGCGTTCCTCGGCGAGCTGACGCCGTTCAGGCGCGGCTAG